The Leadbetterella byssophila DSM 17132 DNA window TCGGGAGTACTTCTTTTTGATTTAGATTTGTAGAATTGAGCAGGAAACTGAAACTTGAAGGAAGAGTGCTTTCGCTCTTCAGTCCTAATTAGAATTTTTTTTGAGAGATGCAGTGTTATTTGTTTGTCATCTAATTATCTTTATCTACAAAATTAGGTGAATGCATATTGACGAATTATTAAATAATGCTTTGAATATTGGTGGGGGTTATTTAAACCCTACAAACAGGTACGGTGTGGTAGATCCCAATAGCTCGATAAAAACTTGGACACAAAACTAAGTTAATAATTAATTAGATTTGTGTATGTCAAAGCATAGGAAAACGTGGTCTTCAGAAGAAAAGGAGAAGATAGTACTTTACTCAATTGAGCATGGGGTTAGTGTTGCTTCAAGGGAATTTGGGGTGTCGTCTGTAAGTATTTATAGTTGGAAAGAGAAGTTTGACCAACTGGGTAAGACAGGTTTACCTCCAGGGTCGATGTCAGATTCTGAGCGTGAGTTAAAACAATTGCGTCGAGAAAACGAAGCTCTTAAACGGATCGTGGCCGAAAAAGAGTTAGCTATTCAGATTAAAGATTCCCTTTTAAAAAAAAGTCAATCCCTAAAGAAATGAAAATCATGGTTGTTGACGAGTTTTTAGAGCAAGGGAAGCCAAAATCAATAGTGTTGAAGCATGTAGGGTTAGCTAGAAGTAGCTATTATTATACATCTACTGGCACAAAACCCGGTAAAAAGATCTCTCAGTTTGTCTATGATTTAGAAAACAACAGGCATGATTTGGAGTATGTTTTGCAAGAAACCAAGAAACTTTTGGAGGGAGAATTTGTGGATTACGGTTATTATAAAACCTATCGCTATTTAAACCAAGAAAAGGGGTTAAAGATAGGTGCTTATAGAACCTACAAACTCATGAAAGAGCATAATTTACTGAAATTTCAACGCAATAATACCAAAAGAACTAGCCGAAATTGGGTAAAAGACCTCGTCCCTAATGTACAAAACGAATTTAGTTTCCTTGAATTTGACATTAAGTATGTTTATATCCAAGGAACACGCTCAAATGCACAAGTCCTGACCGTTTTAGATGTTTTTTCAAGATGGCAACTTGGACAATACATCGCAAATTCTATTAAATCAGAAGATGTAATTAGACTTTTTGAGCAAATTTTTGAAACTTATCCTATGCCTAAGCAATTTATCGTAAGAAATGATAATGGTTCTCAATTTGAAGCAACAATAGTTCAGGAATATTTAAGACAAAAAGGAGTTAATCAGGAATTTACGAAGCCTGCTACTCCGCAACAGAATGC harbors:
- a CDS encoding DDE-type integrase/transposase/recombinase; translation: MKIMVVDEFLEQGKPKSIVLKHVGLARSSYYYTSTGTKPGKKISQFVYDLENNRHDLEYVLQETKKLLEGEFVDYGYYKTYRYLNQEKGLKIGAYRTYKLMKEHNLLKFQRNNTKRTSRNWVKDLVPNVQNEFSFLEFDIKYVYIQGTRSNAQVLTVLDVFSRWQLGQYIANSIKSEDVIRLFEQIFETYPMPKQFIVRNDNGSQFEATIVQEYLRQKGVNQEFTKPATPQQNAHIESYHSILESAVCQRFEFEDLQDFKQVMHRWKKFYNFERIHGGLQYMSPRKFLESIQVEIDPTW
- a CDS encoding transposase — its product is MSKHRKTWSSEEKEKIVLYSIEHGVSVASREFGVSSVSIYSWKEKFDQLGKTGLPPGSMSDSERELKQLRRENEALKRIVAEKELAIQIKDSLLKKSQSLKK